The following are encoded together in the Bacteroidales bacterium genome:
- a CDS encoding tetratricopeptide repeat protein, with amino-acid sequence MKKKVNNIYWGLGLIILATILAYVKIVHFDFVYWDDDKQVLNNVYVKILSWEHIKHNLFYERFTFIPLTLYSIVYQFFADNASVYHIVSIIFHVFNIIFVFQLFKRLRFNDYVVLFTTLLFALHPLRIESVAWISEWKDLIFTFFFLIGMNMYLKWKDEHRSIYIVLYLLMAWLSAFSKVQGLMLPFTIILLDSIIAKKINSKHFIFQLSLFVFILFSLNKHAWYILAIALLLLYLVRKRNYHFTLSLVQKTILGVSILLIVLFIGFYTRHLWFWTGATQASFLDRLVYSGYAMFFYIKQFILPLEQIAIHQYPPIGGAELWLKMGWYLWVWPILILVIFLIYKSKVSLKNWLLFGILFFMLNISMVLHFIPIEGRLIVAERYTYLAYCGLFMVVAILLDLYLNYVWKRITFIVVLLCLSYITYNRTDVWKNTETLFKDVVVKSPTTSFAWINLGSYYLEKNQFNNANNCYRKALQYNPNDVQIYLNQAMANLGLHKVDVSMKNIDWGIARAKTDEDISMFLVTKGQIYAQLGDNERAKILYDSAIAKYNGNFKAWLQKALLYVNDYKMRNLDSAIVFCQKAIQLNNYYADAYHTLGWIYLLKGDIIESEKNIQKAIELDASMPLPYNSLGYIALLKNDVNKAIEYYTQALKMDSSLGEVYKNRAWAYYQNKNFILALSDYNKVLKMTPNDYIANVNKSFCHAYLNDFNQAVLSFKKVIRLYPDSTINLYNLAWAFLQAKQYDSSIIYYEQFNKQRPNYLQALFEQGFAYLSVKKYELALKCFDKVRDQNPANGEVYYWIGIVYEAKGNNDMAKKYFKMAFDKGFKRPPKKM; translated from the coding sequence ATGAAGAAGAAAGTAAATAATATTTATTGGGGGCTTGGTTTAATAATTCTTGCTACCATATTGGCATATGTTAAAATTGTTCATTTCGATTTTGTTTATTGGGATGATGATAAACAAGTATTGAACAATGTTTATGTTAAGATATTATCATGGGAGCATATAAAGCATAATCTTTTTTATGAACGCTTTACATTCATTCCTTTAACTTTATATTCTATTGTTTATCAATTTTTTGCTGATAATGCGAGTGTTTATCATATTGTTTCTATCATATTTCATGTTTTTAATATTATATTTGTATTTCAATTATTTAAACGGTTAAGGTTTAATGACTATGTTGTTTTATTTACTACTTTGCTTTTTGCTTTACATCCTCTTCGAATTGAATCTGTAGCTTGGATTTCGGAATGGAAAGATTTAATTTTTACCTTCTTTTTCTTGATAGGGATGAACATGTATTTAAAATGGAAGGATGAGCATCGTAGTATTTATATAGTTTTATATCTATTAATGGCTTGGCTATCGGCTTTTTCAAAAGTTCAAGGCTTAATGTTGCCATTCACAATAATCTTATTAGATTCTATTATTGCTAAAAAAATAAACTCAAAGCATTTTATCTTTCAATTAAGCCTATTTGTTTTTATATTATTTTCGTTGAATAAACATGCTTGGTATATTTTAGCTATAGCTTTGTTGTTGTTATATTTAGTTCGAAAAAGAAATTATCATTTTACTTTATCTTTAGTTCAAAAAACAATATTAGGGGTAAGTATATTGTTAATTGTTTTATTCATAGGTTTTTATACACGTCATTTGTGGTTTTGGACAGGAGCAACCCAAGCATCATTTTTAGATAGATTGGTATATTCGGGTTATGCCATGTTTTTTTATATTAAGCAATTTATTTTACCTTTAGAACAAATTGCAATTCATCAATATCCGCCCATTGGGGGAGCTGAATTATGGCTAAAAATGGGTTGGTATTTATGGGTATGGCCTATCCTAATTTTGGTAATATTTCTTATTTATAAATCTAAAGTATCTTTAAAAAACTGGCTTTTATTTGGCATACTTTTCTTTATGCTTAATATATCTATGGTTTTACATTTTATTCCTATCGAAGGGCGTTTAATTGTAGCTGAACGTTATACTTATTTGGCTTATTGCGGACTTTTTATGGTAGTGGCTATTCTATTAGATTTATATTTAAATTATGTATGGAAACGCATCACTTTTATAGTTGTTCTTTTATGTTTGTCTTATATTACCTATAATAGAACTGATGTTTGGAAAAATACTGAAACGTTATTTAAAGATGTTGTAGTTAAGAGTCCTACCACTTCGTTTGCATGGATCAATTTAGGGAGTTATTATCTTGAAAAAAATCAATTCAACAACGCTAATAATTGCTATCGAAAAGCTTTGCAATATAATCCTAATGATGTTCAAATATATTTAAATCAAGCTATGGCTAATTTGGGTTTACATAAAGTTGATGTATCGATGAAAAACATCGATTGGGGAATAGCAAGAGCTAAGACAGACGAAGATATTTCTATGTTTTTGGTTACAAAAGGTCAAATTTATGCTCAATTGGGCGATAATGAGAGGGCAAAAATTTTATATGATAGCGCTATTGCAAAGTATAACGGCAATTTTAAAGCTTGGTTGCAAAAAGCCTTGCTTTACGTTAATGATTATAAAATGAGAAATTTAGATAGTGCTATTGTTTTTTGTCAAAAAGCAATTCAATTAAATAACTATTATGCCGATGCATATCATACTTTAGGCTGGATTTATTTATTAAAAGGTGATATCATTGAGTCAGAGAAAAATATTCAAAAAGCTATTGAGTTAGATGCATCGATGCCTTTACCATATAATAGTTTAGGTTATATTGCATTGTTAAAAAATGATGTTAATAAGGCCATTGAATATTATACTCAAGCCTTGAAAATGGATTCTTCATTAGGAGAAGTTTACAAAAATAGAGCTTGGGCATATTATCAAAATAAAAATTTCATATTAGCATTAAGCGATTATAATAAGGTGCTTAAAATGACACCTAACGATTATATTGCCAATGTAAATAAAAGTTTTTGCCATGCTTATTTGAATGATTTTAATCAAGCAGTATTAAGTTTTAAAAAAGTAATTCGCCTTTATCCAGATTCAACCATTAACTTATATAACCTTGCCTGGGCTTTTTTGCAAGCCAAACAATACGATTCTTCCATTATTTATTATGAACAATTTAATAAACAACGACCCAATTATTTGCAGGCACTCTTTGAGCAAGGTTTTGCTTATTTGTCTGTAAAAAAATATGAACTTGCTTTAAAATGTTTCGATAAAGTTCGTGATCAAAATCCTGCTAATGGTGAGGTTTATTACTGGATAGGAATTGTTTATGAAGCAAAAGGGAATAATGATATGGCAAAAAAATATTTTAAAATGGCTTTTGATAAGGGTTTTAAGCGTCCTCCTAAAAAAATGTGA
- a CDS encoding DUF1972 domain-containing protein, which translates to MKIAIIGTRGIPNRYGGFEQFAQHLSEELSTNHEITVFNPHYRKDTSNYWKSVKIEKALCPRILGPLGHIIYDYVSLKKALNSGNDVVLVCGYVSSYFALWRFKKYKNRILVHMDGFEWKRAKWWPIIRHIIKYIERNTVMLMPHLVTDHPFLEQYFMDTYQKKVHQIAYGCKLREVIINNNKHIDKPYFLVIARNEKENNIEMICRAFIAADIDAYLMIFTNKKFKVNSPKIKVWLNEYDDTILNFYRSKALAYVHAYTVGGTNPSLIESMAYCSTIIALKNDFHQYLLENNALYFNDENDLKEIMKKLIHNKKLHLHLESNRKKIESYFQWHQIAQQYLCLFNEMLNEEESK; encoded by the coding sequence ATGAAAATAGCCATTATTGGTACACGTGGAATTCCTAATCGTTATGGAGGTTTTGAACAATTTGCTCAGCACCTTTCAGAAGAGCTTTCAACAAACCATGAGATAACTGTTTTTAATCCTCATTATCGTAAAGATACTTCAAATTATTGGAAATCGGTAAAAATTGAAAAAGCTTTATGTCCTCGCATTTTAGGTCCGTTGGGGCATATTATTTACGATTATGTTTCATTAAAAAAAGCATTGAATTCTGGGAATGATGTTGTTTTAGTATGCGGATATGTGAGTTCTTATTTTGCTTTATGGCGATTTAAAAAATATAAAAATAGAATTTTAGTCCACATGGATGGTTTTGAGTGGAAAAGGGCTAAATGGTGGCCAATAATTCGTCATATTATTAAGTACATAGAGCGGAATACGGTAATGCTTATGCCTCATTTAGTTACTGATCATCCATTTTTAGAACAATATTTTATGGATACTTATCAAAAAAAAGTACATCAAATAGCTTATGGATGCAAATTGCGTGAAGTGATTATAAATAATAATAAGCATATCGATAAGCCCTATTTTTTAGTTATTGCTCGAAACGAAAAAGAAAACAATATAGAAATGATATGCCGAGCTTTTATCGCTGCTGATATAGATGCCTATTTAATGATTTTTACGAATAAAAAGTTTAAAGTAAATTCTCCTAAAATTAAAGTATGGCTTAATGAATACGATGATACTATTTTGAATTTTTATCGCAGTAAAGCCTTGGCTTATGTGCATGCCTATACGGTAGGTGGGACAAATCCGTCTTTAATTGAAAGTATGGCTTATTGTTCAACTATTATTGCTTTAAAAAATGATTTTCACCAGTACTTGCTTGAAAATAATGCTTTGTATTTTAATGATGAAAATGATTTGAAGGAGATAATGAAAAAGTTAATTCATAATAAAAAACTACATTTGCATTTGGAAAGTAATCGCAAAAAGATTGAATCTTATTTTCAATGGCATCAGATTGCTCAACAATATTTATGTTTATTCAATGAAATGTTGAATGAAGAAGAAAGTAAATAA